One part of the Quercus lobata isolate SW786 chromosome 7, ValleyOak3.0 Primary Assembly, whole genome shotgun sequence genome encodes these proteins:
- the LOC115951656 gene encoding uncharacterized protein LOC115951656, translating into MAGREILIKAIAQATPMYTMNCFKLPDSLCNELNSLIRNFWWGQRERERKLAWIAWEKMCTPKVEGGMGFKDLKAFNLALHAKQRWWFTQNTDSLAHTVLKARYFPKSNFLEAQLGKKPSYTWRNLMATKEVLWQGLRWNIGNR; encoded by the coding sequence ATGGCTGGTCGGGAAATCCTCATAAAGGCTATTGCCCAAGCAACCCCTATGTATACAATGAATTGCTTCAAACTCCCAGATTCTTTGTGTAATGAGCTGAACTCTTTGATTAgaaatttttggtggggtcagcgagaaagggaaagaaaactaGCATGGATAGCATGGGAGAAGATGTGCACACCAAAAGTTGAAGGGGGGATGGGCTTCAAGGATCTCAAAGCCTTTAATTTAGCATTGCATGCAAAACAGAGGTGGTGGTTCACTCAAAACACAGACTCCCTTGCCCATACAGTGCTAAAAGCTAGGTATTTCCCGAAGTCCAATTTTTTGGAGGCTCAATTAGGTAAGAAACCATCATATACATGGAGGAACTTGATGGCTACAAAGGAAGTTCTCTGGCAAGGCTTGAGATGGAATATAGGGAATAGGTGA